Genomic window (Corvus cornix cornix isolate S_Up_H32 chromosome 4A, ASM73873v5, whole genome shotgun sequence):
gatccctggaagtgtccaaggccaggttggacggggcttggagcaccctgggatagtggaagttgtccctgtcCACGGCAGGGGGATGGATCAGGTGCTgtttaaaagtcccttccagcccaaaccatcccatgattaCAGAAACCCTGGTCTGATCCTGTGTGCACAGGGCAGGCACAGACAGTCCTGGGAATGAAATCCACCCCAGGAACCACAGACCTGCAGGAACAGCACTCTCAGCCATCCCAGCATCTCCTCCCAGCAGGGCCATGGACAcgctggaggagcaggaagggaaggggtgGAAGAGCCAGAGGGAAGCAGCCCCTGAGGGAGTCACAGGTGCCTGTGCCACGGCTCAGAAGAGCTGAGCCTCCAGCCTGGTTTGCAGTTCCTTATATCACTCCCAGTGATGTTCAACACTTGTTCGTTCCGGCTGTAAAacctctcctggctctgcaccaGGTATTTCCCTCCCTCAGTGCCTCAGCCAGGGCCGAGCTGTTGGAGCGTGAGCAGCTCGCACACCATGGCCTTTGTGACTAATGGCACCAGCTGAGGTGACAGCCCCTCTGTGAGAGCCCCTTTCCCGTGGGGCTCACTGTCCTCACAGGTTAGGAGGACAAACAGGAGGAGGATAAAGCCTCCAGTGTctttccctgtgcctgcaggatCCCACTCTCCTGAGGGAGCTTGGGTAaccagctccagcaccccaTGGCCTTGGAGGAACTGGTTCACTTTGGGACAGAACTTGAGGAAAACCCCAGGAACAGGAACACCCGAACCGTGTCCCAATGACGGCTTAGTGCCCGAGGGTGAGGATGGTTTCATGGATGGAGTAGGAGCCTCCAAGCAGgctctgccctctgctctgtgtACACTGGGGTTTCATGTCCATAAAATTATGGAATCATTTAAGTTGGAGTGGCTCTCAGAGACTGTTGAATCCAACCATCAACCCTAGCACCTTCAAGGCCACCATTAACCCATGTTCCCACGTGCCACATGATTTTGACCACTTCCAGGGACAGCGACTTCACTGCTTCTCTTAGTGTCTGTTTCAATGCCTGGCCAtcttttaagtgaaaaaattttccctaatatcccACCTAAACTTCcactggtgcaacttgagggtgtttccccttgtcctgtccctgttccctgggagcagagcccgacccccccggctgtACTCTCCTGTCGGGGAGTTGTGGAGAGtcagaaggtcccccctgagcctcctttgctccaggctgagcccctttcccagctccctcagctgctctgtttgttttccattcccAGGGAGCTGATGGTCCCTCAGGGTTTAACCACACCAAGAACCCCCCAACAGGGATTGAGGGACACAAATAAGGGATGTCCCTGGAAGTGCTTTTGCTGCCTGGTGAGAGCTCTATCCCAGTCCCTCAGAAATTGAATCATTGGGGGCTCTTTGTGAGGCTGAGGGTGTGTGGGCAGTGAGGGGACACCAGACTCTGCTCTCAGGGGACAGCACCGTGTCTGTGGCTGCTGCCGGAGCCCCCATAGCCCCTCTCCACTGGCACCTGTTGACACCGGGGATTGGGATGGGACCAGTCAGTGAGGGTGAGGATTCCAGTGAGGATTCGAGTGAGGGTGAGGTGAGGGTTAGGATGAGGGTGAGCGTGAATGTGAAGATGATGGCAAGGGTGAGGTGAGGATGAGGGTGAGGATGACCGTGGGGGTGAGGATGAGGGAAGGGGGTGAGGTTGACGGTGCGGATGAGGTGATGATGAGGGTGCAGGTGACGGTCAGGGCGGGGGTGAGGCCGAGGGCGAGGCTGAGAGCGGAGCTGCCGCCGAGGCTGCGGCGGGTGTGCGGGTGCGGGGGTGtcccggcccggcgcggccgATCGGAGCTGTCCTTCAGCACCTCGGCAGtgccggccgggccgggccgcggccgTGCCGGTGCCGGCGGAGCGGGGGCAGCGCGCAGGCGCAGCGCTCGCGGCTCCTCAAGGTGTTGGCGGCGCGGCCGAAGATGGCGACAGACTGAGGGCGAtggggccgggcggcggcggcggcgggcgcggcgcggccccggcacCGCGCCGGGGCAAGCGGAAAGCCGAGTGAGGGCGGCCGGGGCAtgcccggggccggggccggggccggggcgggcggcggcggcggggcgcggcgggggcggcgcgggcatggcggcggcgcggggcagGTGacagcggcggcagcgcggcgCTGCCCGCCCGGCGCCCGCGCGCCCCCGGCATGATCCGCGGCGCCTGGATGTCCCCCCGCGGGGGCGCCGCCGGCGGGGCCGTGTGCTGCGCGCCGCGCCGCAGCGACAAGCCGGTGGCCGACCCCGAACGGGCGCAGAAATGGCGCCTGTCGCTCGCCTCGCTCCTCTTTTTCACCGTGCTCCTCTCCGACCATCTGTGGCTCTGCGCCGGGGCCAAGCTGCGGGCGCgggagcggccgcggggccgcgggcCGCGGGCGCTGCTGGCGGCCGAgccggcgggcggcggcggcggcggcggcagctgCGAGGCCCTGCTGGGCAACCTgagccgcggccccggcgggccctgccccgccgcccgcggggACCTGGACTCGGCGTGCGCCCGGCTGCTCGCCCCGCAGCGCCCGCGGGCCCCCGGCGCGCCCCTGCGCTCGCCCCCcgtcgccgccgccgccgccgccgccgcgccctTCTTCGCCTCGCCCTCCTCCAAAAGGACCTTCCTGCAGGCTTACTTCAGGAACTTCAACCTCTCCTTTTGTGATACTTACACGATCTGGGACCTGCTGCGGGAGATGGCCGGCCCCGACGGCCTGGACTGCAGCCTGGACAACCTGATGGTGGACCTGGTGGTGGCGGCGGCCGGGGCGCTGGGCGGGGAGGCCTGTAGCAGCTGCGTCCAGGCGTACCAGCGGCTGGACCAACACGCTCAGGAAAAATACGAGGAGTTCGACCTCTTGCTGGAGAAGTACTTGCAATCGGAAGAGTACTCGGTCAGATCCTGCCTGACGGACTGCAAGGTACGAGGGGGCGTCTGGGGTGAGCTGGGCCACGGGACTTAGTAGCGTGGGGGTACCGCggtctccctgctcccatgCCTACCCACAGGCTGAGgtctccctctgctccccaaacctctcctggcagtggtggtgggaCAAGTCTGGAGCCCTTGGGAAGGCTGGGACCAGGTGGTGGGACAGAGAAGGCACAGCAGAACTTGGCTGGAATGAGCGCTCCCACATCCCTTCACACCTGTGCAC
Coding sequences:
- the FAM155B gene encoding transmembrane protein FAM155B, which gives rise to MIRGAWMSPRGGAAGGAVCCAPRRSDKPVADPERAQKWRLSLASLLFFTVLLSDHLWLCAGAKLRARERPRGRGPRALLAAEPAGGGGGGGSCEALLGNLSRGPGGPCPAARGDLDSACARLLAPQRPRAPGAPLRSPPVAAAAAAAAPFFASPSSKRTFLQAYFRNFNLSFCDTYTIWDLLREMAGPDGLDCSLDNLMVDLVVAAAGALGGEACSSCVQAYQRLDQHAQEKYEEFDLLLEKYLQSEEYSVRSCLTDCKAVYKAWLCSEYFNVTQQQCRQRIPCKQYCLEVQTRCPFVLPDNDELIYGGLPGFICTGLLENQLPDEEAKCCEVQWDSCEHPPDSNEDTSPKSTASESLHFHRHDPHLHHQRQNHYHLYHHHHHQYHQPRSPSLLPVSAGSRLGSSRIRLCVLVLMLLHTMVSFSSVHGGAGGLGLEAPPALEESVARDE